GGACTGGTTGTGGTTCTGATGATGTTATCCTGGGCCAGAACCCGTCCAGTTCTGTCTGAGGGATCTTCTTCCAGGTGAAGCTCTGcctcagtctggttctgatccggtcgGGTTCTTGTCTAATGGAGCTCAGCTTCCTGAACCAGACctgccagaaccagaacatccgGTCCACCTGCAGGTACCGGCCCTTTAAGAcacctgatgatgatgatgatgatgatgatgatgatgatgaagtgGCCTTCCTCACCGTGTTCATCAGCGTCGACTCGGCGTTCCCCACCAGAACAAAGACGTCGGCGTCCAAACAGAACTTATCGATCCAGCTGTCCAACTCCAGGGTGACGTCCGTCCCTGGGCTgccaggggtcagaggtcagagttaATCTGAATCTCTCTGTTTCTGACAAAGACTTCAGGAAGACTCCCTCAGAACCCAGACGGGCCAGTGGTTCTGTATGGAAGAATTTTCCTGCCATAATCCAAGAACACACACTTTCATTTTGAAGTGTCTGTCTTCTCCAAACTTCTCCTCGCACTCACATTTAGTCTCTGCTCGCTTTTGGAAACGCATTTGGCACAGTcacctggcaacctctcagccaatagaatgaaagtgttgtactgggtgtgtttgtttccttctagcaggtgtgcctgtgtggctactGTCAATTATAGCAAccagcgccacctgctggatgTAGGGAGAAACAACAAAGGTTTTCTGCTCCGTGTTACACTAAACATccggatggatggatagatggatgtttAGTGTACTACTGTACCAAATGTTTCAAAGGCGGGACTAAGTGTGAGCGTGAGGAAAAGTTTTGAGTCCAAATGTTACAACTTTGGAGAAGACggacatgaagtcctgctttcagactgaaaatgcgcgctcttggattatggcaggAAAATTCCCCCGTAGTTCTGCCCCTCGGGTTGAATTGGAACCCTGAGGTTCTCTTGAATAATTTGGAAacgacagaaccagaacctgttctgatggttctgaacTCAGACAGATCAGAACCTGATGGTCTCACCtgtccatcagaaccaggtcGTCCCTCAGCAGGGCGCAGCGGTTCTTGGGCCAGAACACTCGGACCAGGCTGCCTGAGTCGAGCGCCGGGTCCATGTGCAGCGCGTGGGCCAGCTGGTTGACTGTCTGCAGGACACAGAGGGAGAGCAGTCAGAACCGGAACAGAAACGGGCCCCAGGTGGTTCTGTTCACCCACAGAGACGGCATGGCGCTCGGCAGACGCCTCGGTGGTGAGGTATGGCTCGGCAGCGTCCGTCCCCTCCACGCTCAGGAAGCAGTTGGTGGTGTGGCCGATGCCGCTTGGCAGCACCCGCTCCCGCAGCATGGCGTTGATCACCGTACTCTTCCCGTTGCTGGTTCTGAGGAAGGACAACACAAGGGGAACCGGGGCGGAGCCACGTCCCCAGTTGCCTCATGGTTCAAGAGAAAAATCGCCATCTACTTCTAGTCTGGTAAAATTATGTGGTTTGTCTGCAGCACCCGGATCAGAACTAACTGGGTCTCGACTGAACACTAGCATCAGCTTCAAGGGCATCAGAAGCTGGTGGACCATCAGTGGGCCGCCAGTGGACCGTCAGTGGACCACCAGTGGACCGCCAGTGGGCCGCCAGTGGACCGCCAGTGGCCCATCAGTGGGCCGCCAGTGGACCATCAGTGGACCGCCAATGGACCGCCTCCACGTTCTGACCTCTGGGCTGAgtaggtttttttggggggaaaccCTGAAACAGGAACCCAATAGAAACCCCACATGCTGGCTGAACACCGCCCCCTACTGGTGGAAGGTagttctgacccggttcacTTCAGCTGAAGTCttcctgacccggttctgacctgcCGAAGAAGGCCACCTTCATTGTTCTCCGCAGCAGAACCTCCCTGATGGCGGCCAGCTTGGTGGCACAGCTCTGCATCTCCAGGCTCTGCTCCTCCACAGCAACCGGACCCAGGTCCTGGTTCTGAACGGCTTCTGGTATCACAGTAGGCAAACCAACATGGGCGGTTCTGAAGGTCCAAACTGGTGAagtgtgtttctttgtgtgtgtgtgtgtatgtgtgtttctCCGTGTTTCTGACCGTCCACAAAGGCAGAACCGCTCTTCACAAACTCCAGCAGCTGGTCGAAGATCGACCCGATCGATCGTTTAGCAACCACGAATCGGTGCAGAGGAGACGGGTCTTCAGGGTCCATGGCTCCTATGTACATAGAGTACTTACAGAACCAAACCCAGTAccagaggttctggtccagctCTATGGAGGTCAAGTTTTTGACTTTGCTCTAGAACCAGGTCCAGATGGTTCTGACCCTGCTGAAGGTAAATGGTGCAATCAGAACGGACTGGACCTTCAACAGACGCCAGAACCATGTCCTTACCTTGATCTGTGGGTCTCCCAGGTTCAAAGGTAAGTCCTGTTCAGGGTCTGCTCCCAGTCGGGTCGACACCGGCTCCCATGATGGCCCGGTCCAACTGGTGGACAGAACTCTGCTTCAGCGTCTAAAGAGCTTAGAGTCTCCGAGGAACGTTGATCCACTTAGCAGGATTAGAGCCGCAAACGCCTGGAGACAGGAGGAGACAAGAGGAGACAGGAGGAGACGAGAGGGGACACTGGGAGACAGGAGGAGACATTCGGAGAAAGGAGGAGACAAGAGGAGACAGGAGGGGACAAGAGGAGACAGGAGGAGACAGGAGGAGACAAGAGGAGACAAGAGGAGACAGGAGGGGACAGGAGGAGACAGGAGGGGACAGGAAGAGACAAGAGGACACAAGAAGGGACAGGAGGGGACACTGGGAGACAAGAGGAGACATTCGGAGAAAGGAGGAGACGAGAGGAGACAGGAGGAGACAGGAGGGGACACTGGGAGACAAGAGGAgacaggaggagaaaagaggagacAGGAGGGGAAAGGAGGAGACGGGAGGAGACAGCAGGGGACAGGAGGAGACAGGAGAGGAAAGGAGGAGACAAGAGGAGACAAGAGGGGACAGGAAGGGACAGGAGGAGACAAGAAGAGACAGGAGGGGAAAGGAGGAGACGGGAGGAGACAGCAGGGGACAGGAGGAGACAGGAGAGGAAAGGAGGAGACAAGAGGAGACAAGAGGGGACAGGAAGGGAAAGGAGGAGACGGGAGGAGACAAGAGGAGACAGGAGGGGACAGGAGGAGACAAGAGGAGACAAGAGGGGACAGGAAGGGACAGGAGGAGACAAGAGGAGACAAGAGGGGACAGGAAGGGACAGGAGGAGACAAGAGGAGACAGGAGGGGAAAGGAAGGGACAGGAGGAGAGAGATTCTGAGAACTGACTGCCTTTGTACTTTGTCATTATATTAGTATATCAGGAAATGTACCGCCAATTCATATTTTCTGAcggtttttgtcatttgtatgTTTATTGCATTTCACCGATAATTTATGTGGTGTTATGGCGCCCTTCAGTGGATTTCTGTGGTACTACAGGCCATTTTCAtcctgtgtctgtgtgtagcCATTTTTGCCCGGCTATTAATATACGTCAAACtgtctctatctctctctctctctctcacacacacacacacacacacacacacacacacacacacacacacacacacacacacacacacacacacacacacacacacacacacacacacacacacacacacacacatatgcatacaaaactaaatataaGCACCTTGTTACTATCTCCACCTCATCATCTGTACCATCCTCTCCCATTAATAAACTGGTGGAGTTGACCTTTTGCTTCTGACCGAGGAAGATTCAATTGATGAGAAATCTGAAATTAACGTATGTTAGACGCACACAGTCTTCTACACCGATATTAATTACAGTCAGGTCCGCTGAACCTGATGGGTCCTGAAACGCTGCGGCCATCTTCAGCTGTATGGACCCTCAAAAGAACTTAATGTTGTCATGGATACCACGTCTACCACTATCAGTCTGTCCTATCTGGACCGTCAGAGGAACTCGTCTCAAGGACCTTCTCAGATCTTCAGAGGTTCTAAAAGTTCTAGGAGGACATGGAGTTTGTCTCTGATGGTTCTGGAGATGGGAtcagtctggttctgctggttctggttgggGGGCCGCACCCTGGAGAGCCAGAGAAAGGGGGCGTGgcctgcagctgcaggatgATGAAACATCAGAGTTCCTCTGAAGTTAACGGACCCATCGCCATGGCAACCCGAAACTCCTCCAGGACGATGATGAGGGCAGAGAACATCCAGAACCAACCGgtccagaaccaggaggaagaagaggagatgCTGGTGAGAAACAGatggacccggttctgacccgtaaattctcctggttctggaggaagGTCAGACAAAACCTGGTCCAGAGTCTTTCCAGGGTTGGCCTGGTAAATGTTCCAGGATGAGTGGGTTGTCCTGGAACAGAACCTTCTGATCTGTCTGGATCCAAACAGaaccacaacaaaaataataaaataataactcaCTTcgaagcaggaagcagaaaaatgcaataaaaagcaaaaaccagtGGGGCGGCGGCTGGCCCAGGGGGAGCCGCTGCTGGGGGCGGCTGGCCCAGGGGGAGCCGCTGCTGGGGGCGGCTGGCCCAGGGGGAGCCGCTGCTGGGGGTGGCTGGCCCAGGGGGAGCCGCTGCTGGGGGCGGCTGGCCCAGGgggagctgctgctgggggAACCAGTTCCTTCCCTGTATGAGGGGAAGTGATGACGAAGGTGGTGAATGCGATCATTCTACTGCGCTAGTGCTAACGATGTGTGTCCTGCAGGAGGCGCCGTCACCATGCAGTTCTTCAGGAGGATCGCCAACCGAGGAGAAACCGCAGAACCTCCAAGGTCAGTCACATCCAGAACCCAGAAGAACCTACATATATCTCTGGtggtcctgctggaaggtgaaccgcCACTACTTCttcacagtatgatgctgccaccaccaagtTTCAGGTTCTGACGGACCCTGTGTTTGTGTTCCCTCAGCACAACCTGCTGGGCCCCCAAGAGCCACCGTTAAGATCTTTTGGGTTCTGATAAAATTGTTctgtattttgaataaaatattttcctctctttttgtttgttattaacTTACCTTCAGTTTTCTAATCTACATGAttaatttgtctgattttttattCTCCATGTTTTTATAATCATAAATATCTAATGAGCTGCAGAATAATTAGTTGTCTGAATGAAGAGGTTGATAATTATGAGGTTTTAGGGTTGTTTCCACCTCTGAACCGGAACTGCAGTTTCTACAGGTCGCCTCCCCTGAAGCCAcaccgccccctgctggtggtggtgaggAACAGCAAGGAGACGCTCTGgtggaaattatttattgatcAGCAGCAAAACTAAGCAGAACAGAACAGACTCACTTCCTGTCCCCAgactggttctggtccagttacTGGTTCTGGTGGTCCAGGCTGCTGGCCAGGTGAACAGCTGCTCCACACTTGTCCAGGTAATGTAGCTCCGCCCACTCACAGCAGTTTGTAAATTGTTCTGTTGCTCTTTGATGACACGGTAGATTCTCTTATTAATTTATGTGGTGACATCATCACCTGAGAGCGTGACATCACAGGAGATCTGGGTATAGATGTCAACTGGCTGCTCATCGGAGCGGTGGCCCGGTGAGGCCCCTGTGGCCCCTCGGGCTCCACCCGGACCGTGTTGCGGCCGTACAGCCTCCTCTCGtactgcagcagctgctcccAGAAACCGGCGTTGATGCGGATGCAGGGCCGGCTCTCCAGGACGCGGCGGTGAGCCTGGCGCAGCGTGGCGCCGCGGAACCTCATCAGGTACGCCATGACCAGCGCCGGGGAGCGGCTCCTCCCCGCGACGCAATGCACCAGCGTGCATCCGGCGCGGTTGTCATGGATACGCTCCGCCACGCGGTCGAAATGCAGGCCGAGGCGTTCGCACGGCAGGTCGCTGACGGGAACGCGCAGACACTCCACGCCCGGGTGGGCGGGGAGGGCGTGGCTTAGCGTGGCGTTCACTATCAGCGTGATGCCTTTCTGTGACATCAGAGCGCCGTTCAGGGGGGCGTCGGCTCCGCTAAGGAAGAGGGAGGGCGTGACCTGGGAGAGCGCCATCAGGAGCGCCTGGCAGGACGCACGAGTCACCAACAGGTGACTCCAGGTGAGCTGAGGGAGGAAACCGGAAAGCTTTAAACTGCCGTTAGATTTACTGCCGCTAATCTGGTTCTAATGCATGAAAACAGGCGATGACCCCTTAACAGGAAGTGACGCCACTGGAATGAGGAAAGTAATATTCATAACATCCCAACCTGCACGTTTCCCCTCTGGGTTTTATTCCCACCCACCTCTAAATCGGGCTCCgatagaaacagaaaatccaGGCTTACCTGCCGATGCGTCCCGAACCGGAACTGAGAATGAGACCCGGTCACTCTACCAGGTTCTGGCCCGGCCCGGCGGCCAATCAGCCACCAGGGTTATTAATAACCCTGCAGCTGAAGCTTGACCTCGGGTCACATGACCCGGACCGAAATaaaaccagacatccaacccgGAACAACCCGAACCTGGGGGGGTCCCAGTCCAGAAAATCAGGCGGAACCGGGTGAGGCCCAGGTTCCCCTAGTTGTGATTTTCTACAGCAGGTTGAGCTCCTGAAGGCACCACATGACCGACTTTCATAAAATcgcagtaaaataataaaagctggTTTTATTGACTGACATAAAGAGTAGAAacatggcggccatcttggagcGGCCATCTTGGTTAAaccaaagcagcagaagaagcctCAGCACTGCCGGATACTTTTGTTCACATCGATGGACTCCTCGGCTGgaagacatgaaaaataatttttgagcatgtaaatatatgtatatgatAGAGTATTAATTATTATTGAATCACCTTTGTTTCTAACTAAACAGATATTAAAAAATGATGACCGCCTGTGTCCTTTGTAAAATTATACATCAATATCAGAATATTATACTCTTATTCTGTTTTCCCcacaaagaatatttaaatatgctgAACCATGAATCAATCCAATACTTAATAATACTTACAAAATTCCTTGTAAATGAAGCTATGATAGCTGTTAGATTGAGGTTTATAGGAAAAAAGTGTGGAAATCTGTTTAGTATTTAGAAAGTTCTGATCAACTAAATGCGCTGATGTGTCATTACGCCTGAGTGGAGCTTCATCCATGGCTATAGCTTTATTCTCTAGGAACCATGTGGTTCCTAGAGAACCATATGGAACTACTTCCCAAATTAACAGCAATTTGGGAAGTAGTTCAAGATttgtaaaaaccttttcatAACACGAGGTGTTGGGggttaaaaactcatttaacaACCTTTATCTTTGGAGcagagttaaaatattttacttggtTGCAATTATTTATCACCTACATTCAGTCTCATAATTCACATGACAAGATTCACTTCACGATAATCATAACATTGGAATAAACAGCTGATGGATATTTCACTTACCGTTCCTCTGTCGCTGCCAGAAGCCAGGCTGAGGTCGAAACGGTCAGAGCGTCGTCATGGCTACAGCGCTGCTGAAATGGGTTaatgtgattggctgaaacaAGGAAGCTATCTGATTGGTTACTGATACGCCATTTCTTAAAGACATTTGTGGATTGAGtatcaaaattcacacaaatgcAGCAACTCACAGGCCAGAAGCAGCTTGGAAATCAagatatatttgtgtttgaatcAAGAAATCAAGTGTGGATCTCATCCTGTGCATTTGTGATTTATGAGACTGTTTTAGCTCCACAGAACCAGAAGGTTCGGTTCCGGTCACAGAGCTGAGTGATTGTTTTTACAGTTCTGCCTCTGACCAGAAGAGGCAGCACACACCACCAGAACCTCTCTCCCCCCGCGAAGAAGTCCCGAACCCGACCGTCATGGCCGAACTGAACCGACAGCTCCAGGAGTACCTGACCCAGTCCAAAAGCGGCGGAGCCAAGTCCAGCTCCAGCACCTTGGTGGAAGTGGGCGAACCGGAAGCGGTACCGGGCAGCTGGTTCGGCCGGTGGTCCAGTCCGTGGTCCGGGCAGAGCTCCGGTTCCTCCTGGCCCTGGTCGGCCGACCCGGACCCGTGCCTGCCCGGAGTGACCCGGAAGCAGCGCCTGCTGGGGTTCGGACTCTGCGCGGCCATGTCGGCTCTGTGCTTCGGGCTGTCGGTCCTCTACGCCCCGCTGCTGCTCCTCTACGCCCGGAAGTTCGCGCTGCTCTGGACGCTGGGCTCGCTGTTCGCTGTGGCGGCGGTGGCGGCGCTGCGGGGGCCCAGCCGGCTGCTGGCCGGCCTGCACCGCTCCCCCGGGGCTGCGGCCTACCTGACCGCCCTGGCCGGGACGCTATACGCCGCTCTGGGCCTCCACAGCACCGTGCTGACGGCACTGGGAGCCGGCCTGCAGGTGGCGCTCATCCTGGGCTGCCTGGTGGCGCTGCTGCCCGGGGGCAGCGCTGGGATCCGGGTTCTGGGCGGTTGGACTTTCTCCGTCCTCAAGAGGACCGTCAGTGGCAGAACTCTGTCGATCTGAGCGGAACTAAACCTAGAACCGAACCGGAGTGGATCGAGACATTCCTCTGGAGGAATAAACCCTGGGCGCTGACTGCCAGGAGGATCTGGAGTTCGAAGGACCAAAGTACAAAAACTGTGATGGGGGGGTagggtggttctggttctgagttGTTGTAGCTTTGCTAATAAAACAGGTTCTACCAGCGGACTGGGTCTTTACTGGTTCTGGACTCCCTAACTGGGTTCCAACGGTCGGGTTTGTTATGGGGTTCTGATGTTGCCATCACTTCTGGCTTCCTGTCCTGCGTTCCTTGTACCGAAGGTTCTACGAGCCAACTGGGTTTTTACCACCTGGTTCCTAACGGTTCTGGATGGTTTGATATTTATCCAAAATGAGACTCTGACTTTGACATGGAAAAGTCCAACAGAACCTTCTATAACCTTCCTACACAGACATGAAAACCCAGACTCTGGTTCCAGACTAGTTAACTGGACCCCAGGGTTCCTCCTGGTTCCGTATCAAACAAACAACCTGGTGGGAGATGAGGGAATTAAAACAGTGACATCACGGGGAGCTGGTCTAACTGGACCACGTCAGACTCCATAGGAACCCTGGGATTCACCGACCAGAACCTGTGCCATCAgacgggttctggttctggtgaaaGAAATCCATCCGGCTCGTTCTCCGTTTGGGATTTAAGGTGGACCGGTTCTTTTATTATGAATACAGGGAGTcagcgggtcagaaccagaacctgccaTCTGATTCTGACCAATCAAACACGTTATTTGGGCGGCCCGCAGGGGGCGCCGCGCCCCAGCAGTTCAAGTGTGAATCTTTATTGTCCAGTTcggtgaaaacacaaacacatagaAATCTGTTAGAAaacgctgcagaaacaaaactgagtcTCTACGTCAGAcagctggccacgccccccgaGTGGCCACGCCCCCCGAGTGGCCACGCCCCCAGGTGAGCCAGATCACATGACCAACAGTCTGGAGGCGGTGAGCGGCCCTACCGGCCCCGCCCCCCGGCCCTCGGCCCCCCTCTGGGTGGCGGCCCCCCCCTCCTCAGCCCTGGCCCCCCCGGGCCCCAGCCGCCCCGCCCGCCCCGCCCCGGGGGCCCGTAGCCGCCGCCGTCGTCCCTCTGAGGTCGTCCTCCTGCGGAGACATGAAGAGGGAAAATCCTGAGATTCAGATCAAACCTGCAAAACATTCAGTAAaaattaatgatgaaaaattatgaaatgaatGCAATGAAGAGAAATCAGGAGACGGGGCCCCGTTAGTAATAACATTCAGATTAAATGGcatgaaacatttacaaattctattttattttgcaagaaTGTGCTGAATATAATGGTTTGACTattggtgaatttttaaaaatacaaaactgcattaggaaaaacatttcagagtaTTTCTAATTTCAGAACTAAAATGAAACGGATCCGAGTCGATCGACTGAAGAGCAAACATTTCGTTTCAGGctggatttaaaggagctcagggtttcagctggttttcagttttctggaagtttgttccagatttgtggtgcatagaagttgaatgctgcttctccatgtctggttctggatgcagaacCGGAACCTGAGAGGATATGTGAACGCTTAGCGAGGCCGTTATCTCCCAGCTCATCTCCATGGTTACGGCTTAACGGCCAGGAGGAAGAGCGGCTCCGATGAAATGTTTACTTTGCAAGAAAGACCTGAATCCAA
This is a stretch of genomic DNA from Gambusia affinis linkage group LG12, SWU_Gaff_1.0, whole genome shotgun sequence. It encodes these proteins:
- the sft2d3 gene encoding vesicle transport protein SFT2C, whose protein sequence is MAELNRQLQEYLTQSKSGGAKSSSSTLVEVGEPEAVPGSWFGRWSSPWSGQSSGSSWPWSADPDPCLPGVTRKQRLLGFGLCAAMSALCFGLSVLYAPLLLLYARKFALLWTLGSLFAVAAVAALRGPSRLLAGLHRSPGAAAYLTALAGTLYAALGLHSTVLTALGAGLQVALILGCLVALLPGGSAGIRVLGGWTFSVLKRTVSGRTLSI
- the si:ch1073-184j22.2 gene encoding dual specificity protein phosphatase 18, encoding MALSQVTPSLFLSGADAPLNGALMSQKGITLIVNATLSHALPAHPGVECLRVPVSDLPCERLGLHFDRVAERIHDNRAGCTLVHCVAGRSRSPALVMAYLMRFRGATLRQAHRRVLESRPCIRINAGFWEQLLQYERRLYGRNTVRVEPEGPQGPHRATAPMSSQLTSIPRSPVMSRSQVMMSPHKLIRESTVSSKSNRTIYKLL